One Pseudomonas sp. C27(2019) DNA window includes the following coding sequences:
- a CDS encoding rhodanese family protein: MSSKVLTPQAAQTLLAQGAVMVDIRSADEYAREHIVDAQNVPMEQLNTNGMPKSETNAVIFHCNSGNRTVINAGVLDNCATCEVYILEGGLAGWKKAGLPVVKDASQPLELQRQVQIGAGFMILLGVILGTTVSPSWYALSGFVGAGLMMAGITGFCGLARVLMKMPWNKKAVA; this comes from the coding sequence ATGTCTAGCAAAGTATTAACACCGCAAGCTGCGCAAACATTATTGGCACAAGGTGCTGTTATGGTCGATATTCGCAGTGCTGATGAGTATGCACGCGAGCATATTGTCGATGCACAGAATGTGCCGATGGAGCAACTGAACACCAACGGTATGCCAAAAAGCGAAACCAATGCGGTGATTTTTCACTGTAATTCGGGGAACCGCACAGTGATCAATGCCGGTGTTTTAGATAATTGCGCTACCTGCGAAGTGTATATTCTAGAAGGCGGTTTGGCAGGTTGGAAAAAAGCAGGTTTACCTGTCGTCAAAGATGCCAGTCAACCACTAGAGCTTCAGCGCCAAGTGCAGATTGGGGCTGGGTTTATGATTTTACTGGGTGTCATTTTGGGAACGACCGTTTCTCCAAGCTGGTATGCCTTATCTGGTTTTGTCGGTGCCGGTTTGATGATGGCTGGCATTACGGGTTTCTGTGGTTTAGCGCGTGTGCTGATGAAAATGCCCTGGAATAAAAAAGCAGTTGCATAG